In a genomic window of Magnolia sinica isolate HGM2019 chromosome 16, MsV1, whole genome shotgun sequence:
- the LOC131228883 gene encoding increased DNA methylation 1-like — protein MCAAHVKDFEQRARLMGGLYLIFFHLQKFLGKSNPTDIGDLSWTILRSNEKDGHDLHTSSYIEAMTNRKLENARAVLRDCYGRIVQPVTKTNLIKDIVFSKESKLPYQNYRGFYTMILDRGKRPISVATFRVHGDKVAEVPLLGTRVTSRQRGMARLLMNNLQKRIQYPSWFLQMPAHVGNV, from the exons ATGTGTGCCGCACATGTCAAGGACTTCGAACAGCGGGCCCGCCTAATGGGTGGCTTGTATCTT ATATTCTTCCATCTCCAAAAGTTTCTTGGAAAATCAAATCCAACGGACATAGGGGATCTATCgtggactattttgaggtcaaATGAAAAGGATGGGCATGATCTTCACACATCCTCCTATATTGAAGCAATGACTAACCGCAAGCTTGAGAATGCACGTGCTGTACTGCGCGATTGTTATGGTCGCATTGTCCAGCCAGTTACCAAGACGAACCTTATCAAAGATATTGTTTTCAGTAAAGA ATCGAAGCTGCCCTATCAGAACTATCGAGGTTTCTATACCATGATCTTGGACAGAGGGAAGAGACCAATATCCGTGGCCACATTCAG GGTCCACGGTGACAAGGTAGCAGAAGTGCCTCTATTGGGTACACGTGTTACGTCGCGCCAACGAGGAATGGCACGCCTTCTCATGAACAATTTACAAAAG AGGATTCAATATCCTTCATGGTTCCTTCAGATGCCTGCTCATGTGGGCAATGTCTGA
- the LOC131228885 gene encoding increased DNA methylation 1-like encodes MDSFLDDDEFDQCMIEHIIDKDQVNQYMLELQGLIGKCPERGEPEWPTDERKMDSFLDDDEFDQWMIEHIIDKDQVGQYMLELQGLIGNRLECGEPECNNSPSSCSASSVEKEAKRRNRHTPSINLSSLIDNNVVLLGEKARYWNKKENRVMAEGWVMREGIRCSCCKNVYCLSKFEIHAGSHSHRPTANIFLEDGRSLMQCQAQIKNGDEVKGYEQNPHPIIQKMESDMSVEGLTGYLHEQMERNQAHPLIQQMKVDKKDCRVTIAEEMKSNTSCCRGNGICHICLHQGVGLLVCEGECLRMFHLSCIGLEGFHGSEWYCPSCACGLCGGGEYNNDGDQFVERTIVYCDQCEHRYHVGCLRERGVEGLESRPKGNWFCKEKCAEVLQNFLYEK; translated from the exons atggattcttttcttgatgatgatgaatttgatCAATGTATGATTGAACACATCATAGATAAAGATCAAGTTAATCAATATATGCTTGAACTCCAGGGATTGATTGGCAAATGCCCAGAACGTGGAGAACCTGAATGGCCCACTGATGAAAG gaagatggattcttttcttgatgatgatgaatttgatCAATGGATGATTGAACACATCATAGATAAAGATCAAGTTGGTCAATATATGCTCGAACTCCAGGGATTGATTGGCAATCGCCTGGAATGTGGAGAACCTGAATGCAACAACTCACCTTCTTCTTGCAGTGCTTCTTCAGTGGAGAAAGAAGCAAAACGACGGAATAGACACACGCCTTCAATAAACCTGTCTTCTCTGATAGACAATAACGTGGTGTTGTTGGGGGAGAAAGCACGTTACTGGAATAAAAAGGAAAACCGTGTTATGGCAGAAGGGTGGGTCATGCGCGAAGGAATCAGATGTTCGTGTTGCAAAAATGTGTATTGTCTTTCCAAGTTTGAGATCCATGCAGGCAGCCATAGTCATCGGCCTACCGCCAATATCTTCTTGGAAGATGGAAGGTCGCTGATGCAGTGTCAAGCACAAATAAAAAATGGTGATGAAGTTAAAGGCTATGAACAAAATCCACACCCCATAATTCAGAAAATGGAGAGTGATATGAGTGTTGAAGGTTTGACAGGGTATCTGCATGAGCAAATGGAGAGGAATCAGGCCCACCCCTTAATTCAGCAAATGAAGGTTGACAAAAAGGATTGCAGAGTCACAATTGCAGAAGAAATGAAGAGTAACACCTCATGTTGCAGAGGAAATGGAATATGCCACATTTGTCTCCACCAAGGGGTTGGATTGCTAGTGTGTGAAGGTGAATGCCTGCGCATGTTTCACTTAAGCTGCATTGGTTTAGAG GGTTTTCATGGAAGTGAATGGTACTGCCCATCTTGTGCATGTGGATTATGCGGCGGGGGTGAATACAATAATGACGGCGATCAGTTTGTGGAGCGAACGATTGTGTATTGTGATCAATGTGAACATAGAT ATCATGTGGGTTGTCTAAGAGAAAGAGGAGTCGAAGGGCTTGAAAGTCGTCCGAAAGGAAATTGGTTTTGCAAGGAAAAATGTGCAGAGGTACTTCAAAATTTTCTCTATGAGAAGTAG